One Rhinopithecus roxellana isolate Shanxi Qingling chromosome 7, ASM756505v1, whole genome shotgun sequence DNA segment encodes these proteins:
- the PLAC1 gene encoding placenta-specific protein 1 — translation MKVFKLIGVMILLTSAFSACSGQSPMTVLCSIDWFMVTVHPFMLNNDVCVHFHELHLGLGCPPNHVQPHAYQFTYRVTECGIRVKAVSQDMVIYSTEIHYSSKGTPSKFVIPVSCAAPLKSPWLTKPCSMRVASQSRAIAQKDEKCYEVFSLSQSSQRPNCDCPPCVFNEEEHTQVPCHQAGAQEAQPLQPSHFLDISEDWSLHADDMIGSM, via the coding sequence ATGAAAGTTTTTAAGCTCATAGGAGTGATGATCCTCCTCACCTCTGCGTTTTCAGCCTGTTCAGGACAAAGTCCAATGACTGTGCTGTGCTCCATAGACTGGTTCATGGTCACAGtgcaccccttcatgctaaacaaCGATGTGTGTGTACACTTTCATGAGCTACACTTGGGCCTGGGTTGTCCCCCAAACCATGTTCAGCCACACGCCTACCAGTTCACCTACCGTGTTACTGAATGTGGCATCAGGGTCAAAGCTGTCTCTCAGGACATGGTTATCTACAGCACTGAAATACACTACTCTTCTAAGGGCACGCCATCTAAGTTTGTGATCCCAGTGTCATGTGCTGCACCCCTAAAGTCCCCATGGCTCACCAAGCCCTGCTCTATGAGAGTAGCCAGCCAGAGCAGGGCCATAGCCCAGAAGGATGAGAAATGCTACGAGGTGTTCAGCTTGTCACAGTCCAGCCAAAGGCCCAACTGCGACTGTCCACCTTGTGTCTTCAATGAAGAAGAGCATACCCAGGTCCCTTGTCACCAAGCAGGGGCTCAGGAGGCCCAACCTCTGCAGCCATCTCACTTTCTCGATATTTCTGAGGATTGGTCTCTTcatgcagatgatatgattgggTCCATGTGA